A single Cannabis sativa cultivar Pink pepper isolate KNU-18-1 chromosome 7, ASM2916894v1, whole genome shotgun sequence DNA region contains:
- the LOC115697343 gene encoding MACPF domain-containing protein At4g24290 isoform X2, with the protein MALKVPAPKAAEIAIGSIGRGYDISIDLRLKYCKGDSAKSCLIEIDQDEGRQIVLPGGITIPNVSKSIKCDKGERTRFRSDVLSFQQMSEQFNQEISLTGKIPSGLFNAMYDFSGCWQKDAANTKTLAFDGVFITLYTVALEKSQMVLRDHVRKAVPPSWEPAALARFIETFGTHIIVGVKMGGKDVIYMKQQHSSTLQPADVQKKLKDIADKRFLDASSHYGTSSQQVYKNDKFGTREQRLQFAEANPSSSYSHKEDIVTICKRRGGTDGRSLSHNEWLQTVQMEPDVISMSFIPITSLLNGVPGSGFLSHAINLYLRYKPPIGELHQFLEFQLPRQWAPVFSELPLGPQRKQQSNVSLQFSFMGPKLYVNTISVDVGKKPVTGLRLYLEGKRSNRLAIHLQHLSSLPKVFQLQDDPDGNFCRESYDRKYYEKVQWKNFSHVCTAPVESDEDLSIVTGAMLQVENYGIKNILFLRLRFSRVSGATVVKHPEWDGSPGLGAKSGLISTLISHHFTTVHKPPPRPADVNINSAVYPGGPPVPVQAPKLLKFVDTTEMTRGPQDNPGYWVVSGARLVVEKGRISLRVKYSLLTVVLPDEELLEDN; encoded by the exons ATGGCGCTGAAAGTTCCAGCTCCAAAAGCTGCAGAGATTGCAATTGGTTCAATAGGGCGAGGATACGACATCTCAATTGATCTAAGGCTCAAATACTGTAAAGGGGACTCAGCTAAATCTTGTTTAATTGAGATTGATCAAGATGAAGGGCGTCAGATCGTTTTACCCGGTGGGATTACCATCCCAAATGTATCTAAATCTATAAAATGTGACAAGGGAGAGCGAACCCGATTTAGGTCCGATGTTCTATCTTTTCAGCAG ATGTCGGAACAGTTCAACCAGGAAATTTCTTTAACTGGGAAAATTCCTTCAGGCCTCTTCAATGCCATGTATGATTTCTCAGGATGCTGGCAGAAAGATGCAGCCAACACTAAGACCTTAGCTTTTGATGGAGTGTTTATTACACTCTACACTGTTGCATTGGAGAAGTCTCAGATGGTACTGCGTGATCACGTTAGGAAAGCTGTCCCACCCTCATGGGAACCTGCTGCATTAGCAAG GTTTATTGAAACATTTGGCACTCACATTATTGTTGGAGTTAAGATGGGAGGGAAGGATGTTATATACATGAAGCAACAGCACTCATCAACTCTTCAGCCTGCTGATGTACAGAAAAAATTGAAAGATATTGCTGATAAGAGATTTTTAGATGCCAGTAGCCATTATGGTACTTCTTCTCAACAAGTATACAAGAATGACAag tttggaaCCAGGGAACAGCGCCTGCAATTTGCAGAGGCTAATCCATCAAGCTCTTATTCACACAAGGAG GATATTGTGACCATTTGCAAGAGGAGAGGTGGAACTGATGGTAGATCCTTATCCCATAACGAATGGCTACAAACTGTTCAGATGGAACCTGATGTGATATCAATGTCATTTATCCCCATTACCTCTCTGTTAAATGGAGTCCCAGGGAGTGGATTCCTGAGCCACGCCATAAATCTTTATTTACGTT ATAAACCACCAATTGGAGAGCTCCATCAATTTTTGGAGTTTCAGCTTCCAAGACAGTGGGCACCAGTGTTCAGTGAACTACCCCTTGGTCCCCAGAGAAAGCAACAGAGCAATGTATCTCTACAGTTTAGTTTCATGGGTCCCAAGCTTTATGTGAACACCATATCG GTTGACGTGGGTAAGAAGCCAGTGACTGGTCTTCGGCTATATCTAGAAGGCAAGAGAAGCAACCGCTTAGCCATACATTTACAGCACCTCTCTTCTCTACCCAAAGTCTTTCAACTTCAAGATGATCCAGATGGAAACTTCTGTCGTGAATCCTATGATCGTAAATACTATGAAAAAGTTCAATGGAAGAACTTCTCTCATGTTTGCACTGCTCCTGTAGAATCTGATGAGGATCTCTCTATAGTTACAGGAGCCATGTTACAGGTTGAGAATTATGGTATCAAGAATATCCTATTCTTGAGACTTCGCTTCTCTAGAGTTTCAGGAGCAACAGTTGTAAAGCATCCCGAGTGGGATGGGTCACCAGGGCTTGGAGCCAAGTCTGGATTAATATCGACACTTATCAGCCATCACTTTACAACAGTTCATAAGCCACCTCCAAGGCCAGCAGATGTAAACATTAACTCTGCTGTCTACCCGGGAGGTCCTCCTGTTCCTGTCCAAGCACCTAAGCTTCTGAAATTTGTGGACACCACAGAAATGACAAGAGGACCACAGGACAATCCAGGGTACTGGGTTGTTTCTGGGGCAAGACTCGTCGTTGAAAAGGGCAGGATTTCGCTACGAGTCAAGTATTCTTTACTGACTGTAGTCTTACCTGATGAGGAATTGTTAGAAGATAATTAG
- the LOC115697343 gene encoding MACPF domain-containing protein At4g24290 isoform X1 produces MALKVPAPKAAEIAIGSIGRGYDISIDLRLKYCKGDSAKSCLIEIDQDEGRQIVLPGGITIPNVSKSIKCDKGERTRFRSDVLSFQQMSEQFNQEISLTGKIPSGLFNAMYDFSGCWQKDAANTKTLAFDGVFITLYTVALEKSQMVLRDHVRKAVPPSWEPAALARFIETFGTHIIVGVKMGGKDVIYMKQQHSSTLQPADVQKKLKDIADKRFLDASSHYGTSSQQVYKNDKFGTREQRLQFAEANPSSSYSHKEFQDIVTICKRRGGTDGRSLSHNEWLQTVQMEPDVISMSFIPITSLLNGVPGSGFLSHAINLYLRYKPPIGELHQFLEFQLPRQWAPVFSELPLGPQRKQQSNVSLQFSFMGPKLYVNTISVDVGKKPVTGLRLYLEGKRSNRLAIHLQHLSSLPKVFQLQDDPDGNFCRESYDRKYYEKVQWKNFSHVCTAPVESDEDLSIVTGAMLQVENYGIKNILFLRLRFSRVSGATVVKHPEWDGSPGLGAKSGLISTLISHHFTTVHKPPPRPADVNINSAVYPGGPPVPVQAPKLLKFVDTTEMTRGPQDNPGYWVVSGARLVVEKGRISLRVKYSLLTVVLPDEELLEDN; encoded by the exons ATGGCGCTGAAAGTTCCAGCTCCAAAAGCTGCAGAGATTGCAATTGGTTCAATAGGGCGAGGATACGACATCTCAATTGATCTAAGGCTCAAATACTGTAAAGGGGACTCAGCTAAATCTTGTTTAATTGAGATTGATCAAGATGAAGGGCGTCAGATCGTTTTACCCGGTGGGATTACCATCCCAAATGTATCTAAATCTATAAAATGTGACAAGGGAGAGCGAACCCGATTTAGGTCCGATGTTCTATCTTTTCAGCAG ATGTCGGAACAGTTCAACCAGGAAATTTCTTTAACTGGGAAAATTCCTTCAGGCCTCTTCAATGCCATGTATGATTTCTCAGGATGCTGGCAGAAAGATGCAGCCAACACTAAGACCTTAGCTTTTGATGGAGTGTTTATTACACTCTACACTGTTGCATTGGAGAAGTCTCAGATGGTACTGCGTGATCACGTTAGGAAAGCTGTCCCACCCTCATGGGAACCTGCTGCATTAGCAAG GTTTATTGAAACATTTGGCACTCACATTATTGTTGGAGTTAAGATGGGAGGGAAGGATGTTATATACATGAAGCAACAGCACTCATCAACTCTTCAGCCTGCTGATGTACAGAAAAAATTGAAAGATATTGCTGATAAGAGATTTTTAGATGCCAGTAGCCATTATGGTACTTCTTCTCAACAAGTATACAAGAATGACAag tttggaaCCAGGGAACAGCGCCTGCAATTTGCAGAGGCTAATCCATCAAGCTCTTATTCACACAAGGAG TTTCAGGATATTGTGACCATTTGCAAGAGGAGAGGTGGAACTGATGGTAGATCCTTATCCCATAACGAATGGCTACAAACTGTTCAGATGGAACCTGATGTGATATCAATGTCATTTATCCCCATTACCTCTCTGTTAAATGGAGTCCCAGGGAGTGGATTCCTGAGCCACGCCATAAATCTTTATTTACGTT ATAAACCACCAATTGGAGAGCTCCATCAATTTTTGGAGTTTCAGCTTCCAAGACAGTGGGCACCAGTGTTCAGTGAACTACCCCTTGGTCCCCAGAGAAAGCAACAGAGCAATGTATCTCTACAGTTTAGTTTCATGGGTCCCAAGCTTTATGTGAACACCATATCG GTTGACGTGGGTAAGAAGCCAGTGACTGGTCTTCGGCTATATCTAGAAGGCAAGAGAAGCAACCGCTTAGCCATACATTTACAGCACCTCTCTTCTCTACCCAAAGTCTTTCAACTTCAAGATGATCCAGATGGAAACTTCTGTCGTGAATCCTATGATCGTAAATACTATGAAAAAGTTCAATGGAAGAACTTCTCTCATGTTTGCACTGCTCCTGTAGAATCTGATGAGGATCTCTCTATAGTTACAGGAGCCATGTTACAGGTTGAGAATTATGGTATCAAGAATATCCTATTCTTGAGACTTCGCTTCTCTAGAGTTTCAGGAGCAACAGTTGTAAAGCATCCCGAGTGGGATGGGTCACCAGGGCTTGGAGCCAAGTCTGGATTAATATCGACACTTATCAGCCATCACTTTACAACAGTTCATAAGCCACCTCCAAGGCCAGCAGATGTAAACATTAACTCTGCTGTCTACCCGGGAGGTCCTCCTGTTCCTGTCCAAGCACCTAAGCTTCTGAAATTTGTGGACACCACAGAAATGACAAGAGGACCACAGGACAATCCAGGGTACTGGGTTGTTTCTGGGGCAAGACTCGTCGTTGAAAAGGGCAGGATTTCGCTACGAGTCAAGTATTCTTTACTGACTGTAGTCTTACCTGATGAGGAATTGTTAGAAGATAATTAG
- the LOC115697343 gene encoding MACPF domain-containing protein At4g24290 isoform X3 yields the protein MSEQFNQEISLTGKIPSGLFNAMYDFSGCWQKDAANTKTLAFDGVFITLYTVALEKSQMVLRDHVRKAVPPSWEPAALARFIETFGTHIIVGVKMGGKDVIYMKQQHSSTLQPADVQKKLKDIADKRFLDASSHYGTSSQQVYKNDKFGTREQRLQFAEANPSSSYSHKEFQDIVTICKRRGGTDGRSLSHNEWLQTVQMEPDVISMSFIPITSLLNGVPGSGFLSHAINLYLRYKPPIGELHQFLEFQLPRQWAPVFSELPLGPQRKQQSNVSLQFSFMGPKLYVNTISVDVGKKPVTGLRLYLEGKRSNRLAIHLQHLSSLPKVFQLQDDPDGNFCRESYDRKYYEKVQWKNFSHVCTAPVESDEDLSIVTGAMLQVENYGIKNILFLRLRFSRVSGATVVKHPEWDGSPGLGAKSGLISTLISHHFTTVHKPPPRPADVNINSAVYPGGPPVPVQAPKLLKFVDTTEMTRGPQDNPGYWVVSGARLVVEKGRISLRVKYSLLTVVLPDEELLEDN from the exons ATGTCGGAACAGTTCAACCAGGAAATTTCTTTAACTGGGAAAATTCCTTCAGGCCTCTTCAATGCCATGTATGATTTCTCAGGATGCTGGCAGAAAGATGCAGCCAACACTAAGACCTTAGCTTTTGATGGAGTGTTTATTACACTCTACACTGTTGCATTGGAGAAGTCTCAGATGGTACTGCGTGATCACGTTAGGAAAGCTGTCCCACCCTCATGGGAACCTGCTGCATTAGCAAG GTTTATTGAAACATTTGGCACTCACATTATTGTTGGAGTTAAGATGGGAGGGAAGGATGTTATATACATGAAGCAACAGCACTCATCAACTCTTCAGCCTGCTGATGTACAGAAAAAATTGAAAGATATTGCTGATAAGAGATTTTTAGATGCCAGTAGCCATTATGGTACTTCTTCTCAACAAGTATACAAGAATGACAag tttggaaCCAGGGAACAGCGCCTGCAATTTGCAGAGGCTAATCCATCAAGCTCTTATTCACACAAGGAG TTTCAGGATATTGTGACCATTTGCAAGAGGAGAGGTGGAACTGATGGTAGATCCTTATCCCATAACGAATGGCTACAAACTGTTCAGATGGAACCTGATGTGATATCAATGTCATTTATCCCCATTACCTCTCTGTTAAATGGAGTCCCAGGGAGTGGATTCCTGAGCCACGCCATAAATCTTTATTTACGTT ATAAACCACCAATTGGAGAGCTCCATCAATTTTTGGAGTTTCAGCTTCCAAGACAGTGGGCACCAGTGTTCAGTGAACTACCCCTTGGTCCCCAGAGAAAGCAACAGAGCAATGTATCTCTACAGTTTAGTTTCATGGGTCCCAAGCTTTATGTGAACACCATATCG GTTGACGTGGGTAAGAAGCCAGTGACTGGTCTTCGGCTATATCTAGAAGGCAAGAGAAGCAACCGCTTAGCCATACATTTACAGCACCTCTCTTCTCTACCCAAAGTCTTTCAACTTCAAGATGATCCAGATGGAAACTTCTGTCGTGAATCCTATGATCGTAAATACTATGAAAAAGTTCAATGGAAGAACTTCTCTCATGTTTGCACTGCTCCTGTAGAATCTGATGAGGATCTCTCTATAGTTACAGGAGCCATGTTACAGGTTGAGAATTATGGTATCAAGAATATCCTATTCTTGAGACTTCGCTTCTCTAGAGTTTCAGGAGCAACAGTTGTAAAGCATCCCGAGTGGGATGGGTCACCAGGGCTTGGAGCCAAGTCTGGATTAATATCGACACTTATCAGCCATCACTTTACAACAGTTCATAAGCCACCTCCAAGGCCAGCAGATGTAAACATTAACTCTGCTGTCTACCCGGGAGGTCCTCCTGTTCCTGTCCAAGCACCTAAGCTTCTGAAATTTGTGGACACCACAGAAATGACAAGAGGACCACAGGACAATCCAGGGTACTGGGTTGTTTCTGGGGCAAGACTCGTCGTTGAAAAGGGCAGGATTTCGCTACGAGTCAAGTATTCTTTACTGACTGTAGTCTTACCTGATGAGGAATTGTTAGAAGATAATTAG